In a genomic window of Occallatibacter riparius:
- a CDS encoding DUF3857 and transglutaminase domain-containing protein, protein MRFHPAACFSLALLGTSLTVAAHAQFAPPTPEELKMTSDPKAPGADAVYLDRVEVTDDPHHFSTVYARIKVLTEKGTEAATVHIPYLKNFVFHASGDNSSRMGSGTANHWDAPNVNHSGEDRPNDIDSFDVKTDIAAIEGRTIHPDGTIVPLTGTPSDLLKIKRGKNQVNEVTFTLPSVEVGSIIEYRYQVRYDRFEGAVDWQIQKPFFTHHARFTFTPDEQFSPFRNKLGAAGVQNSSLLDYHSEIMTDLENAAILPAHATVKSEASGLYSLDLTDIPAAPLEPFSPPLEGRAYRVAFYYVATPDEKEFWRKDMSYWNKKLNQYIEPTNLLKSTVKEAVTGVDNDLDKAKKLYDITAKIENTDFSTTGEPGLGSGWIPAGSVERVLIDKKGASNQIAYLYLALARIAGLNPRPERIASRSQRIFSPQFRDPSQLDSVVITMNLGDKEVTVDPGAKMAPFATLHWAHSAAGGLVMNGSKIETVITPEQSITENAVIHIGNLAVTAQGSVSGSLKTAYIGQQALYLRQIAVSNGPDAARDEINRRLATQVPEGVQAKVDHLVNVDDPNKQLLAIVSVSGKPASQAGSRLVLPRNFFRAREANPYPADDSRISPVDVHYPEQEQDQITYVLPAGFSLEGKPEDASAKLEQDAAYQSKAKIEGNSVTSTRVLARGFTWLAPVQYTPLRDFYQKVVTADRQDLVLAPGTQATNQ, encoded by the coding sequence ATGCGCTTTCATCCAGCCGCATGTTTTTCGCTCGCCTTGTTGGGAACTTCGCTTACAGTTGCCGCCCACGCCCAGTTCGCGCCCCCCACCCCGGAAGAGCTGAAGATGACCTCCGATCCCAAAGCTCCCGGAGCCGACGCCGTCTACCTCGACCGCGTCGAAGTCACCGACGACCCGCACCACTTCTCTACCGTCTATGCCCGCATCAAGGTCCTCACGGAAAAAGGCACGGAAGCGGCCACCGTCCACATCCCCTATCTCAAGAACTTCGTCTTCCACGCATCTGGCGATAACTCCAGCCGCATGGGTTCCGGCACCGCCAATCACTGGGACGCCCCCAACGTGAACCACTCCGGCGAAGACCGCCCCAATGACATCGACTCCTTTGATGTCAAAACCGACATCGCCGCCATCGAAGGCCGCACCATCCACCCCGACGGCACCATCGTCCCCCTCACCGGAACCCCCTCCGACCTGCTCAAAATCAAGCGCGGCAAAAACCAGGTCAACGAAGTCACCTTCACCCTCCCCTCCGTCGAAGTCGGCAGCATCATCGAGTACCGCTACCAGGTCCGCTACGACCGCTTCGAAGGCGCCGTTGACTGGCAGATCCAGAAGCCCTTCTTCACCCATCACGCGCGCTTCACCTTCACCCCCGACGAGCAGTTCTCGCCCTTCCGCAACAAGCTCGGCGCCGCCGGCGTCCAGAACAGCAGCCTCCTCGACTACCACAGCGAGATCATGACCGATCTCGAAAACGCTGCCATTCTCCCCGCTCACGCTACCGTCAAATCCGAGGCTTCCGGCCTCTACTCGCTCGACCTCACTGACATCCCCGCCGCGCCCCTCGAGCCCTTTAGCCCTCCGCTTGAAGGACGCGCCTACCGCGTCGCCTTCTACTACGTCGCCACACCCGACGAGAAGGAGTTCTGGCGCAAAGACATGAGCTACTGGAACAAGAAGCTCAACCAGTACATCGAGCCCACCAACCTCCTCAAAAGCACCGTCAAAGAAGCCGTAACCGGCGTTGACAATGACCTCGACAAGGCCAAAAAGCTCTACGACATCACCGCCAAAATCGAAAACACAGACTTCAGCACCACCGGAGAGCCAGGCCTCGGCAGCGGCTGGATCCCCGCCGGCAGTGTCGAACGGGTCCTCATCGACAAGAAGGGCGCCAGCAACCAGATCGCCTACCTTTACCTCGCCCTCGCCCGCATCGCCGGCCTGAACCCCCGTCCCGAGCGCATCGCCAGCCGCAGCCAGCGCATCTTCTCGCCGCAGTTCCGCGATCCCAGCCAGCTCGACTCCGTCGTGATCACCATGAACCTGGGCGACAAAGAGGTCACCGTCGACCCCGGCGCCAAAATGGCCCCCTTCGCCACCCTCCACTGGGCCCACTCGGCCGCCGGTGGACTGGTCATGAACGGTTCCAAGATCGAAACCGTCATCACCCCCGAGCAGAGCATCACTGAAAACGCCGTGATCCACATCGGAAATCTCGCCGTTACCGCGCAGGGCTCCGTCTCCGGCTCGCTCAAGACCGCTTACATCGGCCAGCAGGCCCTCTACCTCCGCCAGATCGCTGTCAGCAACGGCCCTGATGCCGCCCGCGACGAAATCAACCGCCGCCTCGCCACCCAGGTCCCCGAGGGCGTTCAGGCCAAAGTCGACCACCTCGTCAACGTCGACGACCCCAACAAGCAGCTTCTCGCCATTGTCTCCGTCTCGGGCAAACCTGCCTCCCAGGCCGGCAGCCGCCTCGTCCTGCCGCGCAACTTCTTCCGTGCCCGCGAAGCCAACCCCTACCCCGCTGACGACTCCCGCATCAGCCCCGTCGACGTCCACTACCCCGAGCAGGAGCAGGACCAGATCACCTACGTCCTTCCCGCCGGATTCAGCCTTGAAGGCAAGCCCGAGGACGCCTCCGCCAAGCTCGAGCAGGACGCCGCCTATCAGTCCAAGGCCAAAATCGAAGGAAACTCCGTCACCAGCACCCGCGTCCTCGCCCGCGGCTTCACCTGGCTCGCCCCCGTTCAGTACACCCCCCTCCGCGACTTCTATCAGAAGGTAGTCACCGCCGACCGCCAGGACCTAGTCCTGGCCCCAGGCACCCAGGCCACCAACCAGTAA